In Vigna angularis cultivar LongXiaoDou No.4 chromosome 8, ASM1680809v1, whole genome shotgun sequence, the DNA window TGACTCCCTTTGGTGTTCTCTTTAGTTCCTATCATTTATCGATGACTCTCTGAAGTGAAACCATCACTTCAAGAGTCAGATCATTTTTTGAGTTTAAACTACTCCTACAGGCCTATAAATGTGTGTTTTTTCTAAGTAACAATTGCTGCAAAACAGCTAAAGATATGCATATTAAACTTATGTTGGCATTTGTTGAACTCTTCAATCCAAACTTAAATAACTGACCTGAAGTTATTTATGTCTCACCTTCGTAAGCTCGTTGTGAAACAGGGGAATACTGCTGTTTATTTGCAGTATGCACATGCTAGGATCTGTTCTATCATCAGGAAATCTGGTAGAGACATAGAAGAAGTAAAAAGAGTAAGTTTACCTTTCCTTTCCAGGAAGACAACTCactatagtttattttatttttattcttaaagaaataatgtttgatttatttactttttgtatgATATGCCTAGTTTTACAAGATACAAGAGTTTCTGACTAGGTTTATCGGGGTTGGCTTGATGCGATTCAATTCAGCATTAATCTATTATAAATGTGTTGACTCACTGATCATGTGTTTTTAGTCATCCTTAGCTGAATAATGACTTGTGCACATTTCTCACGGTTATCAACTTTTAACAGAATGGAAAAATAGTGTTGGATAGTGAAGATGAACGTGCATTGGGGCTCCATTTGCTGCAATTTCCTGAGGTGGGATACGTGAATAGTATATGTTGGTGTTGagacttttttttatactagtaatatttaagattttgtCATTGGGGCTCCATTTTCTTTAACTGAGATATTAAAGCGGGTGGGGTTCCTGCACATTATTTTCCTATCTAGAATATTCTTACCTTATACAAGGTTGTGTACTGTTTTATTTGTCAGGTTTTTGAAGAGACATGCACTAATTTGTTACCGAATTTGTTGTGCGAATACCTATACAATTTATCGGAAATATTTACGAAGAAATTCTACCCTAATTGTCAGGTATACCTTTAAAGGCATTAACTTATgctatataatatttacatttctACGCTTTTCCCATTCTTTTTTCCGTAAATgcatgaagatttttttttatatttattgtgacACATGTTAGAAGTAAGGTACTTATATCCTACAGAATTGCATCCTAGGTAAGTTTGGTGAAAGAATAATGTTTTGATTGAGGACATGCTATTGAACTTCGTACATTTGGCAGGTTGTTGGGTCGCCTGAGGAGACTAGTAGACTCTTGCTGTGTGAAGCAACTGTAATTGTGATGAGACATTGCTTTTATCTCCTTGGAATTGAACCGGTATACAGATTATGACCTATATGAAGAGGAGCTTCATATGCAAATTTCTTCATCATACTTTTTTCTGATACAAAAGTGTGGGAATCTTCCGCCAATGATAATTGTTGAGGCAAATAATTATCCTGATTTTTATaacctctttctctctcccatTTTGTTAATTGTATTTGAGTTGTAAGTTGTAAGAAGGAAAAGCAAATCATTTATAGCAATATTGTTGATCCCTTGAAATATATTTGGATGAGCCATATATGGTTTAACTTTGTTCCGagagaaaatgaattttgtgCTCTCCTGTCAATGTCATCTATAGTTACAGAACCTTTGTTAGGTTTGGCTGGCTAAATACAAAGATAATTTATCTGTGAGCAATGGATGTAGtgaaacaataaaacaaattcacAAACGGAACattgaaaaagaataagaatatatcaattttcaaaatagcAGCAGCACACAACTAGTCCATGGCCTCAAAAATGAATTAAGTAGTGTTGAGTATAAATTACTGCTTGGAATGAAACAAACACATTTGAAACTTTGGGAGATTAATATCTGTGTAAAgggtaaaaaaattattgattactAAAAACATGATTGGTGTGATTATGATACggattattataaaaattaatgtatattacattattatattaccaaaatataaactatttagtaattatttcaaaaatcaaatgTACAATCAATTAATTGATTGAGAATACatagtaataaatattaaaatattcactttttttttattatgatgatAAATGATAAACATTAACTTTAATCATaactattgaaataaaaaatattattaaactttgaaaatatatatttataaaaatatttaaaattaaatcatttttatattttattataagtagttaattgaattaaaaaaataattctaaagtTCAAAgtgtaaaatgataaaataatttattaataaagataaaattaataataaaacatgtaAAGTAAAAAGTGTTATAAAAGACAATATTCTTTATTATAGtagttataaatattattattattattttacttttaatttgcAATTTCATGTATATCACAATCTCTGATAATTTTGAAGTATAGTTTCTAGTCCAGTTTCTTTTAGATAATCATCACGCTTAAATCTATTGTTATTTCTTGTGCCAAATTTCTGGATGAGAGATGCTTTATTTGCCCCGTCCaacttaaaaatatactttgttTTTTAAAACCAAAGAAGATAGCAATTTAGTTATGTAAAACTTAGATAAAAGGACTACAACACAAGGGTACAATGGTTTTCTGAAGAGTCtgagaactaaaataaaaattataaaaaagttcaGAGATGGTATATTAAATTTTCCCCTTCAATTTACGAAAAATCATATACAAGTAACTGAAGTATGTACAAATTGCAGAAAAGAGAAAACCTAAAAAATTCGATCTCAAAAAGGATTTGGTTTCACATGAATTAAGGTAATAACTTGGGATCATTGAATCATTGTGGTGATGACTGTAAGATGCAAGGATGGATCATAGGTACCACCATGGAATAAACCAAAGCAAAAATGAATCAAATATGATAATTCATCATATGACTATTTGACTCAGTAAGATGAacctcaaactcaaaatttTCAGGATTTTTTGTACAGGAAATAAGCAGTATAACTCTAACATGCTGAATTTCATAAGTTTCTATGAACAGCAATGGAAGGTCTAGACCCTCCATGAAAACTCCCTCTTTTGCTCAGCACTGATGAAAAAGACCCTCTTGATGTTTTCTTTGATATTGTAGCCTTTGGAGTGTACCATATTCTGTGACTATCTAAACCTCCCccaaaacttttgcatgatTTCATTCTCTTGCTATAAGGTGTTCCTTTTTTGGGAAGATCTTCTATGCTCTCCACCCTTGCTAAAGAAGTGAAAGATTGTGCCTTCCCTTGATAGAACATAGATAACCCTCTCCTGCACAAGTCATTATAACTACTTAATTAACACAACAATCTTAAATTCATGTGATGatgtttgtatgtttttttcCTTCTCAAAGATACATCTATTAATCACTATACTCTCAGGAAGACAACCTTGTTTGAAGAGAACATGTAAAACATATCTCAGAAACTATTGACTAAACTGAAATAACTTTGTATCAGTTTGATCAGTGATATGCAGATGCATCAGTACATGGAAATGGAATGCTTACTTAATGGGAAGATGGTTCATGAGGTCTGATAATTCATACAAGGGTCCATTATTTGAATGtgttgatgaagaagatgaagcatcCTCAGCCAACtctgatgaagaagaagaagaacacacAGAGTCCATTGAGTCTTCTTCTTCTGACATGAGTCCAATGGATGATGAATCATTGCtatgttcatcatcttctttgaTGACCCAGTTGGTGTTTCCACCTTCATGACCATCCATGATCCTCTTCACAAAGAAATTCTGCACCTTTTTCTGATCCATCGACAACGAATGAGATGGTGAAGTCATAAAATATTACACCCTTATATATGTAAGATGAGGAAGAACAAGATCTGGATAACATTGACCAGTTTCATAGTTGagttttatgtatatatataatggtaGTACGAAAAATTGTCAGTGTCAAATCACgttatgtataaatatatatatatatatatatatatatatatatatatatggtgaGAAATTGATAAGTTGTATGAGACAGCTAAGATAGAAGATAAGGTCTAATTTTGAAGACATCCAATCGATGTTGTGACTCACCGTCTTaagtttgtttattatttttggagGCAGAAAGTGGGGTCCACATCTTCCCATCTTTGCTTCAAAAAGCCAAGACAGATAAGTATATTCCCACCATTACATCACACTTTCTCATACACATCTATATCTAAAAGCTTAAACCCTAAATCAAGAAAATTCACAACTGTAAAATCACCACTATTTGGGAATGGAATTTCTCTATTAGTgctaaataaaaagtataaatcagtctttaaattttaaaaatatatttttatttaaaatttaatatattttgattattaaatttcaaaataaattaatagatttttttttaatttattatataaattattttgatttgtttatatattaaatgatgtTTTAAGTTAGTGTTTGAATAGTTTATACCatttaataagttttaattcaaatatcgatttagttaataatttaatatataaaaaaactaaattaaagattaaaaaaactatattatttttaaaatttaaaaatcaaatgtaataaataatagttttgtgtcactaaaattatatttaaccagtatttttatatatcaaaacttgaaataaaatagaaatgagttttacttaaacaataatcaaatatactaaaaagtgttaaaagagacttaattaataatatatttagttaGACTATCAATCACATATAGTAAAAGTTAAATACTTAActtattttgataataattaaaaagataacatATTAGCTTTCTATTAATTAGAAGGATAACATTTGAAacattacaaataaattaaaacttccACTTTAGTAACATGCAAGAGGAATTGTATTTAAAAAgcattcatatttttaaaaaaaagttgttgtcGTATGTTGCTTGCAAAGATATTCGTGTCACGTAAGTGGAGGAAATTGATGGGATTGGAAATATGTCGGCACTTAGCAATTGGGTGAAGGTGTTGCATTCATTCCTTATCCATTCATGTATCTTCCTTTATGTACAATCACaccaataacaaaataaaaactaaatttttctATACATTATCTATTAGACCCATTTTGACAAGTTATATTTGGAAAAAAATGcttcttttcaattttactgttttcgtacaaaaatgttaaaaaaatgatattttaaaatattttttgacaacattttaacatcgtCTACGTGTTATTTTGTGATTGATCCatattgatatttatgattattattattgattgtgaagtaattttagaccaatcactgatacataaataatattaaaacaaataatattaaaacgtTACTAAAAAATTTTTTCAAAGTATCAAAATGTTACATTTTAGAATATttacacaattttttaaatggctccacttataataataatcagCTGAGAGTTTAAGTATTAATTCAAGTTTTatatgagataaaaataaaataattaattaatatataaaagtaaaattttattaatttattattttaaaattttagataaaagtaatataaattttttatacaattacaattcgattttattatttagtgaaccacttctttaataaaatctaataattaGTATCAAAACTAAGTTAGATTCAGATAAATACAATGATTTTTACTGacaaaaataatagatttaaCATGTTTAAGCGGAATTTAAGCTtaaataatcttataaaatttatttataagaactttaaaaacttatttatatcaatatatattttaaatataaaactatatatattaatgattatttgatattaataaaattataaattcaatagataataaattttgttatagaATAACCATAAAAAATTTTCAGTATCTCAACACACTTTTAGTTGTTGCTTTTTCCAAAGAGATGTAcatgatttttttcttatgaaGAGATACATGTATTTTAAGGTATACAAAAATATTGTATGAATCTTTTGGTAATGACAAGACAAGATCTAAGGTTATATATTAGAATGAGCTGGATTGGTACGAGAAGGATATGTTTGTTGAGTGAGGAAGATAAGGAAATTGACTTGGTCATCATGCCATGGTGTTTGGATATGTCCAACTAAACTCCCACCACATGCTTCTTTTATCTCATCATTTTCCTCCCACTTTCTACTTTGGCCGCACAtgccatatattttttttattgctttccttcTTTTAAGAATTTTGAGATTGagataacttttataaaatggaaatttttgttaaaatatttagattaattaaaataagacgATTTTAAAGTATACACGTgagtataaattttatttttgatatttataaattatataattttaaacaaaaaatttattaaaagttttatatagataaaatcaatttaagatatataaatgaatgtaaatttttttataaattagtttactaattttacaaaattaaatttcactTGTTAAATTAGTAAAGatgaaattcttaattaaataaatttagatgAAATGGACGTGTAAggattatttataatatttttatatgcaGAAGTTTTGAAGAATTTCGATTGTGTTTAAGATAAATAAGAAGAATGgggattatttttatgattaaaatttctGACTTTTAACTGGAAGAATTAATGTTTGAAACTTTGTTCTTATCTTATAAATCCAATAAATGTTTTAATCTTAGATATGAAATAACatcattaaaatcaaataatgcattttaaatattatatgctttAAAACTAATCTTTAAAAgacatttaagaaaattaaaagatgaaaatatattCAAGATAAAGTTTtagataatataaaactattaaatgcataagaacattaaataattaagatcATCTTAACCAGACCATTACAGATTTTTGGATTTTATAAATGTCTTTGAGTGGAAAAAAATatggaagagaaaaaaaaacattttttttttcaacttatgCCATATAAGCTAGAAGCATACCTAAATTTAACTATAGAAAAGTCAAGCGTAGAGtttcttataaaagaaaaaatgattcTTTTTTGACTGAGGTTATATTCATTATATCGTACAATATTGACAtgaattatttaatgatttgatttttttttaaaagtgtacttgaaatatttaaaaattataatactacAGTGTGATTTGactaaataaatgaataaatgaatgaatgaaaatgaaataatgaatGAATTTTGAAACTCTTATCTGTGTCCACGAGTGATGAGATTAGGACACTGTTTTAATCCACAGATTGAATGAATGAACGGTCACTGATTCAATTGGAAACGTTTGGTTTGGTCCCCTCATTCGTTGCTTGTCACCACTCATCCCATCCATTCATCTTCTCTTTCCTTCCAAAACCCacattaattatttcattaattttttcattaattaatcaaaatcatTAAAGCACATAGAGGAAAGTCTTCTCATTCTCCATTCAAAATTGACCATTCTCTCATTCAAAAACTTCACACCATTCGTTCAGGATTAGGTATGTTTTAgcaattagtttttattatcaaaataaaattgatattattttggATATGGGTGTATGTCAATGATCTCTTGTAGTATAGGTTACAAAGAGGTCCAATATTTATCTTTACGTTGTCATCTGctgtttatcttttatttttggaaattaCTTGTAGaaagtattttaatatcaaaattatgttTGTTAGTTTAAGAATTAATAATGtagtaaatataaaatcacTCACCTCTTTATcttatatctatatttatagaATTTGATGTAGACCAATTATGGTTTAGTTGGAGGTAATTACACTTTACCTTAAATTGTTCAGGATCAGGGATAAACTTTTTGTGACATGACTATTCCATCCGACTTCTTGGCTGTTCAATTTTGAGTAAGTCAATTTATTTCGCTTGTATATGCTTGACCGTCTAATTTATCTTTGTCTAAACAATCATACAGTagaaatcattaaaatattttacatattatattgTGTTCTTATTGATTGAGTTTGGTTACACAAACTAATATTGTGAAATACAGTCTAGATATTCTTTGGATTACTTGATTAGTCTCCTAAGTCTTGGTTAAGTTTGATGTCAATCCTAActaatttattgaatattgtTTGGACTCAAAGTCATTCTTAACTAATTTGATAAGCATTCTTTCAACAAGTTAATCCTAATTTAATCAAttcttaaaatagtttttatttaatcaagTATAATTTCTAAAGTTATTCTTGACTCATGTGAGTATTTTTCTTACTCTTAACTACATCTTAGTGAGCTCATTCAAATAATCTTTAAACAAGCCGCTTTTGATTTAATCAAGTATATTTCCATAAGTCACTTctcatttaacaaaaatattcttttacaagtcattttttaacttaaataagTGTCTTTTTCACAAAACACTTTTGGTTTATACAAATATTCTTTGAACAATAATCACTCTTGTTTAATAACAAGTAACTTTTTCTAAAGAATTACTCTTAACTAAGATGAGTAGACTTTGAGTAAAATGACAAAGGGAGATCACTAGGTTTTTTAGTAGGAAGTTGATTGTTTAAAGACATATGTATAGAATGTTCTCTTCTAGCTTGTTCTTTAAACATGATCAATATTCTACTTTGAAACTTTTGAATTACCAGGTATTTTAAATAGTGTTTTTgtattataaaacataattttttttttctttctgaaaaaTGTCATAAACTTTAAGTAAAATAGTTTTGAAAGTCATTTTTAGTCATTGAGTAATTTATCTCTTTTGAATGTATTTCTTTTGTATAAGAGTTTCTTAATTATGGATACATTTAACACACTTATGCATtactaaatgtttttttttctttttgcaatagttaaatttatttatctttttattggGTCATGTGCATTTATTTGATTTCGTCTAGACTAAATTGTCATATGAAATAGATAATTCTTCCAAAATTGACAAAGCTTTGTTTAAGGATTTGGTGAAGGAATGCACTTTTAGTTCTTTGTTTTAAGGATAgtgatactttaacaacattcttttaacaacattttaacatcatctatgtgtcattctgtgattggtccaaaattaccccacaattaataataataatcataaacactaatatagaccaatcacagaatgacacgtagataatgttaaaatattgtcaaaaaatgttgtcaaaatatcattattcttgTTTAAGAGttgcttataatgtggctggttATTTGTCTCATAGAAGAAGTAAACATTTCttgtaacaaaataatttttcaagtattttcatttttgtatgaaattaaattattttctggGGTTTATCATTTCAAAGTATTTGTGATTTGTTAGATGTAAATTAAGACTCCATTTATTAtatcatttgaaaaataaaatatttgtcatCAATGATATCTTATGCATTAGAGATCAACAAAAcagtcttttatatatatatatatatatatatatatatatatatatagatagatatagatatatatatatatatatatatatatatatatatttagccATTAATCAAagtcataattaaaaattgacCACTTTATTGATAAGCGTGGAAATTGATAAACAAGTTTAGTTATTAGGTATAAATACTGTACAAATTCTACAGTAaagaatacaaaatttataattaaaaattatcctCTTAAAAAATCGTAATCCTTATCAAAATAGTATATGATCACCgggaaaaactaaaaaaaaaaaattggacgactaaaaaattcataattatagGTTGAAGAATCAGCATGAAactgataaattaaaatttaaagatttattaatttgaatttcttCCCGTAACAGTAAAGCCTTTATAGTGTTGCCAATTTCttattcaacaaataaaaatattaaaatagtttaaaactgataaaataaaatgtgattatttaattgaatgattGAAAGAACGTACTGTACTGaatgattgaaagaaaaaactaaaaaggcTTTGACTGTTTCTTGGGCTTTTTACCTTTAGCAAGTCATAATTGCTTTCTACACCTCTTCATTATATTGGAGTGAAGACTATAGACGTGTTTCGGAAAATTTGATTCTGAGACGTGAAATTGAAACTATTCGTTCAAATATCCATAACAAAGTTTTACATTTCATCATGAAATTTACGACAAGTTTTAGAACCTAATACATACAAAATTTTATCCTCGTTTCCGAATTCATAATTGATTTGAAGTTGTTGTTTTGATATCAGAAGACATGAAAAGGAACAATAATACAAAATGAAGATCTTTTCAAATCTTACAATGTTTATAGCTAAATAGATTTTATATCAAACAGTTTcctatatttatcataatagTTGAATGTGTGATTATATTATGTATCAAACAAAATGATCAAGCCTTTGAATACAACAAATAAGAAACAACTATTATACATATCAGCAGCTTTCAGAAAACTGTAATGAAGTCACCAAGCCTAGGACTGATACAAGTATACTCATATAGCATAACTGATGAGAATTTTCTTCCTGTAACCAAGAGCTATGGCTGTCTAGCACAAATTTTACACTCTACATTATAAGAATTATCTGGGAAAATTTACAGGAGGTTCCAAGCTACCTACCAAAATCCCAAGATCAAGATCTTTATCTTCGAACTTTTTTATGAAAGGGTGACTCTGGAAGTGCAATGAAATTAGATGAATCAGCTGTTAGGAATTTTAACAAAATCTAAGATAAACAATAAACCAGCATTACGTTACTAACCAGAAGCTCCAAGGATGTTAATCTATCACGAGGATCCTTTTGGATGCTGTAAATAAACCAAGGAATTAACTCAAACAAAACAAGTCAAACTGTATCTACACCAGAAGAGTAACCAACAGATACTAACTAAAGGCACACAAACATGCAAACATATTAAACTTCAGTGGCATATTTCTGTTTTGATGTTGAAACAAAGGAGGTGAAAAGAACTAAGAAATCACCAGGATGACACGAATGAACAGAACTCCGGGGAGAACTGATCAGGAGGAGCAGAAGGAGGGGGACTGTCCACAATTGCTGCCAGAAGCTCATAAAAACTAGGCCAGCTTTGCTGATCCTCGGACTGAATATAAGGAAATCTTCCTATGGCACATTCAAGCACTACCATACCCAAACTCCAGATGTCACAGCTATAATCATAAGTACTCCCACTGATTCTTTCTGGCTAAACAAGGAAATTAACAGAAACAAACCAGTGTTAA includes these proteins:
- the LOC108344867 gene encoding protein OXIDATIVE STRESS 3 isoform X1, which gives rise to MTSPSHSLSMDQKKVQNFFVKRIMDGHEGGNTNWVIKEDDEHSNDSSSIGLMSEEEDSMDSVCSSSSSSELAEDASSSSSTHSNNGPLYELSDLMNHLPINYNDLCRRGLSMFYQGKAQSFTSLARVESIEDLPKKGTPYSKRMKSCKSFGGGLDSHRIWYTPKATISKKTSRGSFSSVLSKRGSFHGGSRPSIAVHRNL
- the LOC108344867 gene encoding protein OXIDATIVE STRESS 3 isoform X2, coding for MTSPSHSLSMDQKKVQNFFVKRIMDGHEGGNTNWVIKEDDEHSNDSSSIGLMSEEEDSMDSVCSSSSSSELAEDASSSSSTHSNNGPLYELSDLMNHLPIKRGLSMFYQGKAQSFTSLARVESIEDLPKKGTPYSKRMKSCKSFGGGLDSHRIWYTPKATISKKTSRGSFSSVLSKRGSFHGGSRPSIAVHRNL